A genome region from Natronosalvus rutilus includes the following:
- the paaK gene encoding phenylacetate--CoA ligase PaaK, producing MAYQAIETAPRSELRECQNERLQETVRNAYENVDHYREALEDAGLTPDDIETVDDITKLPFTTKEDFRDEYPDGLFAVDNEDIVRIHASSGTTGKPKIVSYTQNDVDVWSDAVARCLEAAGLGAGDTVQNAYGYGLFTGGLGLHYGVEELGATVIPIGGGNTQRQVEMLEDLGSDAIACTPSYALYLAETADDMGVDIKDLPLRVVIFGAEPCTDPMREAIEERLGVKGIDIYGLSEIVGPGVSIECAEAQEGLHIHEDRFYPEVVDPETGEPLPEGEEGELVLTTLSKEALPVLRYRTGDLTTLSSGECECGRTTIRMDNVTGRSDDLVIIRGVNFYPSEVEDVVLEFDEVAPHYRIDLDRVNNLDTLEITIECEHDFEGDREELRDRVLTRLQNVLSFTPDTLTIEEPGGIERTEVGKVKRVYDHR from the coding sequence ATGGCCTACCAGGCAATAGAGACCGCTCCGCGGAGTGAACTCCGGGAGTGCCAGAACGAACGCTTACAGGAAACGGTGCGAAACGCCTACGAGAACGTCGACCACTATCGAGAGGCACTCGAGGACGCCGGACTCACCCCCGACGACATCGAGACGGTCGACGACATCACGAAGCTCCCCTTCACGACGAAGGAGGACTTCCGCGACGAGTACCCCGACGGCCTGTTCGCCGTCGACAACGAGGATATCGTCCGGATCCACGCCTCCTCGGGAACCACGGGGAAGCCGAAGATCGTCTCCTACACGCAGAACGACGTGGACGTCTGGAGCGACGCCGTGGCCCGGTGCCTCGAGGCTGCTGGCCTCGGCGCGGGCGATACGGTTCAGAACGCCTACGGCTACGGGCTCTTCACGGGCGGTCTCGGGCTCCACTACGGCGTCGAGGAACTGGGCGCAACCGTGATCCCGATCGGCGGCGGCAACACCCAGCGCCAGGTCGAGATGCTCGAGGACCTCGGAAGCGACGCCATCGCCTGCACGCCCTCCTACGCGCTGTACCTCGCCGAGACCGCGGACGACATGGGCGTCGACATCAAGGACCTCCCGCTACGGGTGGTCATCTTCGGTGCCGAACCCTGCACGGACCCGATGCGCGAGGCCATCGAGGAACGCCTCGGCGTCAAGGGAATCGACATCTACGGTCTCTCCGAGATCGTCGGCCCCGGCGTCTCCATCGAGTGCGCGGAGGCTCAGGAGGGGCTGCACATCCACGAGGACCGATTCTACCCCGAGGTCGTCGATCCCGAGACCGGCGAGCCCCTGCCGGAAGGCGAGGAGGGCGAACTCGTCCTCACGACGCTCTCGAAGGAGGCCCTGCCCGTCCTCCGGTACCGGACGGGCGACCTGACGACGCTCTCGAGCGGGGAGTGTGAGTGCGGACGCACCACGATCCGCATGGACAACGTCACCGGTCGCTCCGACGACCTCGTGATCATCCGCGGGGTCAACTTCTACCCGAGCGAGGTCGAGGACGTCGTCCTCGAGTTCGACGAGGTGGCGCCTCACTACCGGATCGACCTGGACAGAGTGAACAACCTGGACACCCTCGAGATCACTATCGAGTGCGAGCACGACTTCGAGGGCGACCGCGAGGAACTGCGCGACCGGGTGCTCACCCGCCTTCAGAACGTGCTCTCGTTCACCCCGGATACCCTCACGATCGAGGAGCCTGGCGGCATCGAGCGGACGGAAGTCGGGAAGGTCAAGCGCGTCTACGACCACCGCTGA
- a CDS encoding zinc ribbon domain-containing protein encodes MTASRADDVTGEAGEETNRLGIAGVGAYAPGYRLTAEAVTEAWGQFQGAGISETAVPAGDEDTLTMAYEAAQRALEVADAEPGTITHLLLGTTTPPYEEEALGPRLASFLGLTSSLESRQFTGSTRVGADALRTGLETTTDGAVLVVASDAPRGAPSDEHEHAGGAGAAALVLTPDGPGRITDAGEFVDAVPGTRFREAGSRETTGLDITQYDRDAYTDAVASAADGLAPSLEDVDAVCLQSPNGKLPYRAAGALGVDAERIQAGTTVHDLGDTGATSTLLGLAKALEADHRSLGLVAYGSGGGAIAMRLEVGGSDVGGDPNTSDSVPVETALEGDRTLSYGEYLRIRGDVTPGEPDGGGAYVSVPSWKRTMAQRHRLVAGRCRECGRLAFPPSGACRECGTLDEYDDVELPGTGTVEAATVIGQGGAPPEFVEQQARDGAFVSAVVALEGPEPDDEPVSTPTQVLTPDTDAVSVGDRVDATIRRIYTQEGVTRYGFKMQLLES; translated from the coding sequence ATGACCGCGTCTCGAGCAGACGACGTGACCGGCGAGGCGGGCGAAGAAACGAACCGCCTCGGTATTGCCGGGGTCGGCGCGTACGCTCCCGGCTACCGACTCACTGCGGAGGCCGTCACGGAAGCCTGGGGGCAGTTCCAGGGCGCCGGCATCTCCGAGACGGCCGTCCCGGCGGGCGACGAAGATACGTTGACGATGGCCTACGAGGCCGCCCAACGGGCGCTCGAGGTCGCGGACGCCGAGCCCGGAACCATCACCCACCTCCTCCTCGGCACGACCACGCCACCCTACGAAGAGGAGGCGCTGGGGCCGCGCCTGGCCAGCTTCCTCGGACTCACCTCGTCGCTCGAGAGCCGCCAGTTCACCGGTAGCACCCGCGTCGGTGCCGACGCACTCCGGACGGGCCTCGAAACTACGACCGACGGCGCCGTCTTGGTCGTCGCCAGCGACGCCCCACGTGGCGCCCCCTCTGACGAACACGAGCACGCGGGTGGGGCGGGCGCCGCCGCGCTCGTCTTGACGCCCGACGGCCCTGGAAGAATCACGGACGCCGGTGAGTTCGTCGACGCCGTTCCCGGAACCCGATTCCGGGAAGCGGGTTCGAGGGAAACGACCGGCCTCGACATTACGCAGTACGACCGGGACGCCTACACCGACGCCGTCGCGTCGGCCGCAGACGGGCTCGCCCCCTCTCTCGAGGACGTCGACGCCGTCTGCCTCCAGTCGCCGAACGGCAAACTGCCCTACCGTGCCGCGGGCGCGCTGGGGGTCGACGCCGAACGGATCCAGGCGGGGACGACCGTCCACGACCTCGGGGACACGGGCGCCACGAGCACCCTCCTCGGGCTCGCGAAGGCTCTCGAGGCCGACCACCGCTCGCTCGGCCTGGTCGCGTACGGGTCGGGCGGTGGCGCGATTGCGATGCGCCTCGAGGTGGGCGGGAGCGACGTAGGAGGCGACCCCAACACGAGCGACAGCGTCCCCGTCGAAACCGCGCTCGAGGGCGACCGAACGCTCTCCTACGGCGAGTACCTCCGCATCCGCGGCGACGTGACGCCCGGCGAACCCGACGGCGGCGGCGCCTACGTCAGCGTCCCCAGCTGGAAACGGACGATGGCCCAGCGCCACCGCCTCGTCGCGGGCCGCTGTCGGGAGTGCGGGCGGCTCGCGTTCCCGCCTTCCGGTGCGTGTCGGGAGTGCGGAACGCTCGACGAGTACGACGACGTCGAACTCCCCGGGACGGGAACCGTCGAAGCCGCGACCGTGATCGGCCAGGGCGGCGCCCCACCGGAGTTCGTCGAGCAGCAGGCCCGCGACGGCGCGTTCGTCAGCGCTGTCGTGGCACTCGAGGGACCCGAACCCGACGACGAGCCCGTTTCGACCCCCACGCAGGTACTGACGCCCGACACGGACGCCGTCTCCGTTGGCGACCGCGTCGACGCGACGATCCGGCGGATCTACACCCAGGAGGGCGTGACCCGGTACGGATTCAAGATGCAACTGCTCGAGTCTTGA
- a CDS encoding 3-hydroxyacyl-CoA dehydrogenase family protein, with the protein MRVAVLGAGTMGHGIAQVTAMAGHDVTVRDIETEYVENGLESIEANLEGGIERDKVTREEADAALERLSGTTDLADAVEGADLVIEAVPEDIDLKTGTLEDVEALVDDETIVATNTSSLSITEIASVAERDGRVIGLHFFNPVHIMGLVEIVVAEQTDDDTVQFAHEFVDNIGKTPVEVTDSPGFASSRLGVALGVEAIRMVQEGVADPRDVDAAMELGYNHPMGPIELGDVVGLDVRLDILEYLREELGERFRPPQALKRKVRAGKLGKKTGEGFYVWEDGEIVGVSGEYEGDDGEDGDDRGGAN; encoded by the coding sequence ATGCGAGTCGCAGTACTCGGCGCCGGCACCATGGGCCACGGCATCGCCCAGGTGACGGCCATGGCGGGCCACGACGTGACCGTGCGAGACATCGAAACCGAATACGTCGAGAACGGTCTCGAGTCCATCGAGGCCAACCTCGAGGGCGGCATCGAACGCGACAAGGTCACCCGCGAGGAGGCCGACGCCGCGCTCGAGCGCCTCTCGGGAACGACGGATCTCGCGGACGCCGTCGAGGGCGCGGACCTCGTGATCGAGGCCGTTCCGGAGGACATCGACCTCAAGACGGGAACGCTCGAGGACGTAGAGGCACTCGTCGACGACGAGACGATCGTCGCGACGAACACCTCCTCGCTGTCGATCACGGAAATCGCGAGCGTCGCCGAGCGCGACGGACGGGTGATCGGCCTGCACTTCTTCAACCCGGTCCACATCATGGGGCTGGTCGAGATCGTCGTCGCCGAACAGACTGACGACGACACCGTCCAATTCGCTCACGAGTTCGTCGACAATATCGGCAAGACGCCGGTCGAAGTGACCGACTCTCCCGGGTTTGCCTCCTCGAGACTCGGCGTCGCCCTCGGCGTCGAAGCGATCCGGATGGTCCAGGAAGGGGTCGCCGACCCGCGAGACGTCGACGCGGCGATGGAGCTCGGCTACAACCACCCGATGGGTCCCATCGAACTCGGCGACGTGGTCGGTCTCGACGTTCGCCTGGACATCCTCGAGTACCTGCGCGAGGAACTCGGCGAGCGGTTCAGGCCACCCCAGGCGCTCAAGCGGAAGGTGCGCGCCGGCAAGTTAGGCAAGAAGACCGGCGAGGGCTTTTACGTCTGGGAGGACGGCGAGATCGTGGGGGTCAGCGGCGAGTACGAGGGTGACGACGGCGAAGACGGTGACGACCGCGGAGGGGCGAACTGA
- a CDS encoding thiolase family protein: MTDADADAVIVDAVRTPQGRKDGGLAETYPEDLVVTVLEALVERTGVPAEEWDDFRLGCANQENEQGRNLARQSLLAGGFPETVPGATTTRLCGSSLTTLVDAVRAVETGDGDVYPVAGVEHMSRIPFSSWLHPGIEERYDADDLPMGATAERVARRYDISRADQDAFALRSHERALEAWEEGRFDDEVVPVKTADGTVETDEGPRPDTDLETLAGLPTVFADDDAATVTPGNASPLTDGAAGMLVTSREYAEEHGLEVLASVGARGVAGVDPTVMGTGPVPATRQALEAAELSVSDLDLVELNEAFASQSLYCADEIGFDEDKLNANGGAIALGHPLGCSGARITTTLLHELARRDGRYGLATMCVGFGQGVAVVFERE; the protein is encoded by the coding sequence ATGACAGACGCCGACGCCGACGCCGTTATCGTCGACGCCGTACGGACGCCACAGGGACGCAAGGACGGCGGACTCGCCGAGACCTACCCCGAGGACCTCGTCGTGACCGTCCTGGAGGCGCTGGTCGAACGCACGGGAGTCCCCGCCGAGGAGTGGGACGACTTCCGACTCGGCTGTGCCAACCAGGAGAACGAACAGGGGCGGAACCTGGCTCGCCAGTCGCTGCTCGCCGGCGGCTTCCCGGAGACCGTGCCGGGAGCCACGACGACGCGGCTCTGTGGCTCCTCGCTGACGACGCTCGTCGACGCCGTCCGGGCCGTCGAAACCGGCGACGGCGACGTCTACCCCGTCGCCGGCGTCGAACACATGAGCCGGATCCCGTTCTCGAGTTGGCTCCACCCCGGTATCGAGGAGCGCTACGATGCCGACGACCTGCCGATGGGCGCGACCGCCGAACGGGTCGCCAGGCGATACGATATTTCGCGGGCAGACCAGGACGCGTTCGCGCTTCGATCCCACGAACGCGCGCTCGAGGCGTGGGAGGAGGGTCGGTTCGACGACGAGGTCGTCCCAGTGAAAACAGCGGACGGGACAGTCGAGACAGACGAGGGTCCCCGCCCTGACACCGACCTCGAGACCCTCGCCGGCCTGCCCACAGTGTTCGCGGACGACGACGCGGCCACCGTGACGCCCGGCAACGCCTCCCCGCTAACCGACGGTGCCGCAGGGATGCTCGTCACGAGTCGTGAGTACGCCGAGGAACACGGTCTCGAGGTCCTGGCAAGCGTCGGCGCTCGCGGCGTCGCCGGCGTCGACCCGACTGTGATGGGGACGGGGCCGGTTCCCGCCACAAGGCAGGCGCTCGAGGCCGCCGAGCTCTCGGTTTCGGACCTGGACCTCGTTGAACTCAACGAAGCGTTCGCCTCCCAGAGTCTCTACTGCGCCGACGAAATCGGGTTCGACGAGGACAAACTGAACGCCAACGGCGGCGCCATCGCACTCGGCCACCCGCTCGGCTGCTCCGGCGCCCGCATTACAACGACCCTGCTCCACGAACTCGCTCGCCGCGACGGCCGCTACGGTCTCGCGACGATGTGCGTCGGGTTCGGCCAGGGCGTCGCCGTCGTCTTCGAGCGGGAGTGA
- the paaD gene encoding 1,2-phenylacetyl-CoA epoxidase subunit PaaD, with the protein MNRNTPSDVDVDADAALEADPPTEGVDGTDDDFEAGAQYDPDLDAENEATPCSYTDYRSGETVEDLPATGEGATGVEAAVWDALYGVEDPEMPVSIVDLGLIYGLVVEDGHATVDMTLTYSGCPARDMLQDEIRETVADVDGVESVDLRLVWSPGWTIEMVTEQGRSDLREFGLSV; encoded by the coding sequence ATGAACCGTAACACACCATCCGATGTCGACGTTGACGCCGATGCCGCGCTCGAGGCCGACCCACCGACCGAAGGAGTCGACGGAACCGACGACGACTTCGAGGCGGGAGCGCAGTACGACCCGGACCTAGACGCCGAGAACGAGGCGACCCCATGTTCGTACACCGACTACCGATCCGGCGAGACCGTCGAGGACCTCCCGGCGACCGGCGAGGGCGCGACGGGCGTCGAGGCCGCCGTCTGGGACGCCCTCTACGGGGTCGAGGATCCCGAGATGCCGGTCAGCATCGTCGACCTCGGCCTGATCTACGGACTCGTAGTCGAGGACGGCCACGCGACCGTCGACATGACCCTGACGTACTCGGGCTGTCCCGCACGGGACATGCTCCAGGACGAGATTCGAGAGACCGTCGCGGACGTCGACGGCGTCGAGTCGGTCGACCTCCGCCTCGTCTGGAGTCCCGGCTGGACCATCGAGATGGTGACCGAACAGGGCCGATCCGACCTGCGGGAGTTCGGGTTGAGCGTCTAA
- a CDS encoding thiolase domain-containing protein has product MRDVYVIGAGQTAFGSFPERGYRELFAEAYAAARDRVDHGLDTDDVDEAVVATLGVGGRQIGLSGPAVTEHVGLHNVPCSRIENACGAGGFAVRQGVQAIKSGMADVVLAGGFEVMTDMSGDTTKYWLGVSGETEWERLTGTTFSGVYAQMASAYLDAYDATPEDLSRVAVKNHANGAKNPKAHLGFECSLEDAVAAPAVADPLNLYHCCPTSDGAAAVLLASEDVVAEYTDERVRVAGVGAASERVGLAERDSYTSISASQEAGKRAYERARIGPDDLDFAEVHDCFAIAELIAYEDLGFCEPGEAPQLLREGVTDPNGDLPVNTSGGLKSKGHPIGATGTGQVVEVFDQLTGNAGDRQLEDPRYGLTHNVGGSGGATAVHIFEQEVAR; this is encoded by the coding sequence ATGCGGGACGTCTACGTCATCGGCGCTGGACAGACCGCCTTCGGTTCGTTCCCGGAGCGAGGCTACCGGGAGCTGTTCGCGGAGGCGTACGCGGCCGCGAGAGACCGGGTCGACCACGGCCTGGACACGGACGACGTCGACGAGGCGGTCGTCGCCACCCTCGGCGTCGGCGGCCGCCAGATCGGTCTCTCCGGACCGGCCGTCACGGAACACGTCGGGCTCCACAACGTGCCCTGCTCGCGGATCGAAAACGCCTGCGGGGCGGGCGGCTTCGCCGTCCGCCAGGGCGTCCAGGCGATCAAGAGCGGCATGGCCGACGTCGTCCTCGCGGGCGGCTTCGAGGTCATGACCGACATGTCCGGCGACACCACGAAGTACTGGCTCGGCGTCTCCGGGGAAACCGAGTGGGAACGGCTCACCGGCACCACCTTTTCTGGAGTGTACGCCCAGATGGCCAGCGCCTACCTGGACGCCTACGACGCGACCCCCGAGGACCTCTCGAGAGTCGCGGTCAAGAATCACGCCAACGGCGCGAAGAACCCGAAGGCCCACCTCGGCTTCGAGTGCTCGCTCGAAGACGCCGTTGCGGCGCCGGCGGTCGCCGACCCCCTCAATCTCTACCACTGCTGTCCGACCTCCGACGGGGCCGCCGCGGTCCTCCTCGCGAGCGAGGACGTCGTGGCCGAGTACACCGACGAGCGCGTTCGCGTCGCGGGCGTCGGCGCGGCCAGCGAGCGGGTCGGCCTCGCGGAACGCGACAGCTACACGAGTATCTCGGCCTCTCAGGAGGCGGGGAAGCGAGCCTACGAACGAGCGAGAATCGGCCCCGACGACCTGGACTTCGCCGAGGTCCACGACTGCTTCGCCATCGCGGAACTCATCGCCTACGAGGACCTGGGCTTTTGCGAACCCGGGGAAGCGCCGCAACTCCTCCGCGAGGGCGTCACCGACCCGAACGGCGACCTCCCGGTCAACACCTCCGGCGGCCTCAAGTCGAAAGGTCACCCCATCGGTGCGACCGGCACCGGGCAGGTCGTCGAGGTCTTCGATCAACTGACCGGGAACGCGGGCGACCGCCAGCTCGAGGACCCGCGCTACGGCCTCACCCACAACGTGGGCGGGAGCGGCGGCGCGACGGCAGTCCATATCTTCGAGCAGGAGGTGGCGCGATGA
- a CDS encoding helix-turn-helix domain-containing protein, whose amino-acid sequence MIEECLAVEFRVQHDDCPLAEATKSVDLEVHAQAPQLRADGYDLLQFSSPRNEHFVETLDADDRIRYLHVTEVDGRYRFRCLSKQPCVVHDLINGGLIVETLRYRNGAATVFGAVVGRDVLKNVMETAGDTVGVRLERVYPMESEAQEAPSQQWDLTPAQEECLRVAMDQGYFEIPRGTSSEAVATELGISKSAFLERLRRAEEALFRQIFA is encoded by the coding sequence ATGATCGAGGAGTGTCTCGCCGTCGAATTCCGGGTGCAGCACGACGATTGCCCGCTCGCCGAGGCGACGAAGTCGGTCGACCTCGAAGTCCACGCCCAGGCGCCACAGCTGCGGGCCGACGGCTACGATCTGCTGCAGTTTAGCTCGCCGCGAAACGAGCACTTCGTCGAGACGCTCGACGCCGACGACCGCATCCGCTACCTCCACGTCACCGAGGTCGACGGGCGGTACCGATTCCGGTGTCTCTCGAAGCAGCCCTGCGTGGTCCACGACCTGATCAACGGCGGCCTGATCGTCGAGACGCTCCGGTACCGCAACGGCGCGGCGACGGTCTTCGGGGCCGTCGTCGGTCGGGACGTGCTCAAGAACGTGATGGAGACCGCGGGCGACACCGTCGGCGTGCGCCTCGAGCGCGTCTACCCCATGGAATCGGAGGCCCAGGAGGCGCCAAGCCAGCAGTGGGACCTGACGCCCGCCCAGGAGGAGTGTCTCCGGGTCGCCATGGATCAGGGGTACTTCGAGATCCCGCGGGGGACGAGCTCGGAGGCAGTGGCGACGGAACTGGGCATCAGCAAGTCGGCGTTCCTCGAGCGGCTTCGGCGGGCGGAAGAGGCGCTGTTTCGACAGATTTTCGCGTGA
- the paaB gene encoding 1,2-phenylacetyl-CoA epoxidase subunit PaaB yields the protein MIWEVFRQEEQGGYHTHCGNVHAPDREMARQFAAIQHGRRKATNSLWVVPKEEVAEIDADETSFGGTTDKSYRWGPTYKSDVDHAAEVIESDKEQEAAERQRSKAQGDD from the coding sequence ATGATCTGGGAAGTATTCCGACAGGAAGAGCAAGGTGGGTACCACACCCACTGCGGCAACGTCCACGCGCCCGACCGCGAGATGGCCAGGCAGTTCGCGGCCATCCAGCACGGCCGGCGCAAGGCGACCAACAGCCTCTGGGTCGTCCCGAAGGAAGAGGTCGCGGAGATCGACGCCGACGAGACTTCCTTCGGCGGCACGACCGACAAGAGCTACCGCTGGGGGCCGACCTACAAGTCCGACGTCGATCACGCCGCCGAGGTCATCGAATCGGACAAGGAACAGGAAGCCGCCGAACGACAGCGCTCGAAAGCGCAGGGTGACGACTGA
- the paaI gene encoding hydroxyphenylacetyl-CoA thioesterase PaaI yields the protein MADIDALREHIESDPYCATLGIDLVDFEPGHARTELEVTEDLTNFHGTPHGGAVYSLADAAFAAASNSHGETAVALETNISYLEAVDVGDVLSATAEETHVAGRTAEYEVVVTDEADDRIATFRGRVYILG from the coding sequence ATGGCAGACATCGACGCGCTGCGCGAGCACATCGAGAGCGATCCCTACTGTGCGACTCTCGGCATCGACCTCGTCGACTTCGAACCCGGCCACGCCCGGACCGAACTCGAGGTCACCGAGGACTTGACGAACTTCCACGGAACGCCCCACGGCGGGGCGGTCTACTCGCTCGCGGACGCAGCGTTCGCGGCGGCGTCGAACTCCCACGGTGAGACGGCGGTGGCCCTCGAGACGAACATCTCCTACCTCGAGGCGGTGGACGTAGGCGACGTCCTGTCGGCGACCGCGGAGGAGACCCACGTCGCCGGTCGCACCGCAGAGTACGAGGTCGTCGTCACCGACGAGGCCGACGATCGGATTGCGACGTTCCGCGGTCGCGTATACATTCTCGGGTAA
- the paaA gene encoding 1,2-phenylacetyl-CoA epoxidase subunit PaaA: protein MDIDTVKERAGPREFSPADDMPLEYREAATRMIEFHANSEIMGAYLERPFIRQAPSIDRKLAFSAKVQDEIGHGQLLYRAAESLGVKTREEMLDDLANGKGKFLNCFHYPMDSWVETPMIAFFVDGAAMRRQATLRRTSWEPYAHAMDKVCFEEGFHVKHGESILAELMTGSKKEQEMTQEAFETWWPRIIQFFGPTNDKSTHHDFSAAVGLKAQSNDDLRSMFLREYIPKAERYGLEIPDEPRIRETDSGYEVVEDDLDWDEFFQIAKNDYEPGLGQIDGRKQAQDAVQWVRDSLEWENRPAGSPKPQAAD from the coding sequence ATGGACATCGACACCGTCAAAGAACGGGCCGGGCCGCGGGAGTTCAGCCCCGCGGACGACATGCCCCTCGAGTACCGGGAGGCCGCCACCCGGATGATCGAGTTCCACGCCAACAGCGAGATCATGGGGGCGTACCTCGAGCGGCCGTTCATTCGACAGGCACCGAGTATCGACCGCAAACTGGCCTTCTCGGCGAAGGTACAGGACGAGATCGGCCACGGGCAGTTGCTCTACCGCGCGGCTGAGTCGCTGGGCGTGAAGACGCGCGAAGAGATGCTCGACGACCTGGCCAACGGGAAGGGGAAGTTCCTCAACTGCTTCCACTACCCGATGGACAGCTGGGTCGAGACGCCGATGATCGCCTTCTTCGTCGACGGCGCCGCGATGCGCCGCCAGGCGACGCTGCGACGCACCAGCTGGGAGCCCTACGCCCACGCCATGGACAAGGTGTGCTTCGAGGAGGGGTTCCACGTCAAACACGGCGAGAGCATCCTCGCGGAGCTGATGACCGGCTCGAAGAAGGAACAGGAGATGACCCAGGAGGCCTTCGAGACCTGGTGGCCCCGGATCATCCAGTTCTTCGGGCCGACCAACGACAAGAGTACCCACCACGACTTCTCCGCCGCAGTGGGGCTCAAAGCGCAGTCCAACGACGACCTGCGCTCGATGTTCCTCCGGGAGTACATCCCAAAGGCCGAGCGTTACGGCCTCGAGATCCCCGACGAGCCACGTATCCGCGAGACCGACAGCGGCTACGAGGTCGTCGAGGACGACCTGGACTGGGACGAGTTCTTCCAGATCGCGAAGAACGACTACGAGCCGGGTCTCGGCCAGATCGACGGCCGCAAGCAGGCCCAGGACGCCGTCCAGTGGGTCCGCGACAGCCTCGAATGGGAGAACCGACCGGCGGGCAGCCCGAAACCACAGGCGGCTGACTGA
- the paaC gene encoding 1,2-phenylacetyl-CoA epoxidase subunit PaaC, with amino-acid sequence MASAESVTADDLSADERDALEALLLRLADDEFVLAERYTEWQVRSPTLESDLALSNNAQDELGHARLWYDVLEDLGYEEHELIYEREADAWRHSTLVERPFPGGDWADAIVRHYLYDVAEKRRLEALEDSAYPKLADRVGKIQAEERYHLEHAQNWMERLADDDADDGGRERLQQAVDRLFPYALTLFAPVDDETEATIEEAGFRDATLEELATDWASEVVPFLEGLGLDVPIGEDDVLDLDPDVPRGRDGDHTDAWADLREEFTSTYRELGRSGATKIMEKPE; translated from the coding sequence ATGGCGAGTGCCGAATCCGTGACGGCCGACGACCTCTCGGCCGACGAACGAGACGCGCTCGAGGCGCTGTTGCTCCGGCTGGCGGACGACGAGTTCGTCCTCGCCGAGCGCTACACCGAGTGGCAGGTCCGCTCGCCCACCCTCGAGTCCGACCTCGCGCTGTCGAACAACGCCCAGGACGAACTCGGTCACGCCCGCCTCTGGTACGACGTGCTCGAGGACCTGGGCTACGAGGAACACGAACTCATCTACGAGCGCGAGGCCGACGCCTGGCGCCACAGCACCCTCGTCGAACGGCCGTTCCCCGGGGGCGACTGGGCCGACGCCATCGTCCGTCACTACCTCTACGACGTGGCGGAGAAGCGCCGCCTCGAGGCGCTCGAGGACTCGGCGTACCCGAAACTCGCCGACCGTGTCGGCAAGATCCAGGCCGAGGAGCGCTACCACTTGGAACACGCCCAGAACTGGATGGAACGGCTGGCTGACGACGACGCAGACGACGGCGGTCGAGAACGCCTCCAGCAGGCCGTCGACCGGCTCTTCCCGTACGCACTGACCCTGTTCGCCCCCGTCGACGATGAGACCGAGGCGACGATCGAGGAAGCCGGCTTCCGCGACGCCACGCTCGAGGAGTTGGCCACCGACTGGGCGAGCGAGGTCGTACCGTTCCTCGAGGGACTGGGACTCGACGTGCCGATCGGCGAGGACGACGTCCTCGACCTCGATCCGGACGTTCCGCGCGGGCGCGACGGCGACCACACCGACGCCTGGGCGGACCTCCGCGAGGAGTTCACCAGCACCTACCGCGAACTGGGTCGCTCGGGGGCGACCAAGATCATGGAGAAACCGGAGTAA